One genomic window of Corallococcus silvisoli includes the following:
- a CDS encoding RCC1 domain-containing protein, protein MWAWGNNGDGQLGDGRLIPRRSLVRVLVPRSADVSISAGDTCLK, encoded by the coding sequence GTGTGGGCTTGGGGCAACAACGGCGACGGTCAGCTTGGGGACGGGAGGCTCATCCCGCGGCGGAGTCTGGTGCGTGTACTGGTTCCGCGGTCAGCGGACGTCTCGATCTCCGCCGGCGAC